Sequence from the Mytilus galloprovincialis chromosome 13, xbMytGall1.hap1.1, whole genome shotgun sequence genome:
atttatttctatctatttCCACATAATGATAACAAGTATGTCTGAATCAATAAACAGTGTATGTTAACTAAAACTTTGTTAAATGGTTTTTCAACTGTCTAGGGGATGAAGTATCGATACTGTATTATTATTGTGTTTAATTGCGATGTTCTGGAACAAATACTGAATAAAACTAAATATGAGTAGTTATTCTAAGTTCATTTTGGATAAAGATGTGATATGGAATGTTCTGTAGCGTGCAGATGAAGAGCTGTTTCTATATAATACATAAAccatcatttgaaaaaaaaattaaaggatcTAAGCGAACTAAGTATGGTAGAGCTGATGTATTTTGTTTAAAGTGACTTCAGCGGGACTTTATGCAGATACCTGACTAATATGATCAATTTTAGTTAAATTAAAATCGTATGTAGACATTCCTCATCGCAATCATGAATTATACTACTACGAATTATGCTAATAATACATCATACACAGGCCACAACAATCGCAAATACGCATATATAGGTAATGCGAATATTCGTAGATCGAGTTGTTTATCTTTTTGTtggttatactttttttattgtgCTTATTGAAGACAAATAAAAACGTACTAGATTATGCTATAGTATATGTTTCTCGTTAATTCACATCATTGAGCGCGACCAAACATGTTTACCACTGAGTTGGTTTTCTTGTTTCAGTTCTCTTGTTATATATGAGGTTTAAAAGCACTCAACACGGTTAGGTTTTTAATCACTGTTGAAAGTCATACGATGATCACACTCATTGCATACACCTGTTAGATCTTTGAACAATATTTTTTGCATTGTCAATCATAAAAAGATTtcgtatttcattttttatacacaATAAAGAAAAACAGCAAACTTTAAAATTGTGTGCATATGTTAATGTAATATTGctattattactttttttatttaaagaaaggtTAATCAATTTTTAGGATCTGGTTTAAAGTACGATTTTTCAAATTAATGAATTCTATTCATTTATTTACTATAATCTGATATTCTTTGATAACAGAAAATGGTGTAAGGATGACAAGTCAGGTTAAAGGGACATTGCGTGCAACGATTGTTCTTTGCATAATAGTCAAGGTTCGTATTACCTATTATCTTTTAACAAAGTAAGGATGTCATCTTTTAGAAATACGTTAAATGATAATCCGTCAAAcgtaaatatttagatattaCTCTGATTTAAATTCACTGAAGTTAGTTCAGTTGAATAAAGCTGTACTGAATTAAGTGTAACTGCAAATGCTGTGTTAATCCATTTCCTTGTTCCTTCACACATCTATTGTATTTAGTTTTATGCTTATTGTGGGTTTTTGTTTTgtaccacccccccccccccccacaccaTCCTTTCCCCCTCCCGGATTTATGTACTGTCAAAACGATGAATTAATCTTATATCACTTCCGTAGTGCGTTTATACATTAACTGGGAGGCAAACGATTACAAAGGTACACAATGATACATTCCGACTAGTTTGAACACCGCCAAATGAAGTGTGTGCTGGTACCAAGTCCTGAACATGTAATTctgtgtttgtcgtttgtttctattaacCATATGTGTTTTTCCTTCATTCATTTGTTCACAAATAAAGCCGGTAGTTTTTACTTAGaatcattttacatttgtcatttcgagaaTTTTATttctgactatacggtatgaatTTCGAGAATTTTATTTCTGACTATACAGTGTGAATTtcgaaaattttgaaaattataccgtaagttgaaaataaactgacaaagtcatttcaaaaatgaaaacatagagagaaaaaaacagtTCACACAAAAACAACGTAAACACCTTAAGACCTAAGCAAACGAAACCCAAATTAACAACTATCAGGGTAATCATAAATCATCCGGAAGGGTAGTTAGATCCTACGCTACATGTGGCAACCATCGTATTACTCATGTAAGTACATAACAGGTAATATATATCAAATTCGATAGGTCAAATTTGAAGAAAGCTTAAGGTTGCCGGGATTAATTGTGATTACGACTATAAGAACATACTCTACATCATCTGTAAAACCGATATTCCTTTCTGCCATACACCACTTGAATAGCTACCCTCTATCtagaaaatcatgataaaaaatacaaatccTTAATATTTGTGTAAGAAAGAATAAATTGTTGTCACGACGAtttctggtggggttcgtgttgcttagtctttatttttctatgttgtgtcttctgttctattatttgtctgtttgtctttattttaagccatggcgttgctagttcattttcaatctatgagtttgactttccccctggtatctttcgttcatCTTTTATTACATATCTGATGTCATCTTGATCTGTAACACAAACCTTCCATACTGTAAACTGTAAACTGTGTAGCTACTCTTTATCAAGAAAATCTTCATAGTAAATACATGCCACGTAATATCGTTTCAACTAGGAGATACGTGCTCCATATACAACCTCAGCTGTAATTTTGCTACAAATAAATGGTAAGGTCATAACCGTAAAGCTCAAATCATCTCTTTGATCGCAAGTTATATTATTTAGTGGAAAAAATAGGCATTTcttgataacaaaaatattatcgTCACATCTTCTCAAAAGCTGccaaagttatcaaaggtaccagaatcataatttagtacgccagacgcgtgtttcgtttacataagactcatcagtgacgctcatatcaaaatattcataaagtcaaacaagttaaaaaaactGAAGAACAACTAGGCCATAATGTTGGTTCGTAAATGTAGACAGTTATCATTTATCACgacaaaatctttaattgtaaacACTTAATACCCATGAAGAGGGCTACCAGTACGTCCCAAACTACTTATGAGGAAGGAAGATATAACATATAATCGTTATAACACTTGAAAAACTCACGAAAGACATGCTTATAATTAAGTGTGGTTGTCGCGTGTTCCATCAACCTTCTGATGGCGTAAATAGATATTGTTGTACAGTGCATTGacatataaatatgttaattAGTTCCCTTTTTATGTTTGTATGATAGTTattaaggtaccaggattataatttaatacaccagacgcgcgtttagtctacataagactcatcagtgacgctcagatcaaaatagatggatagccaaacaagtacaaagttgaagagcattgatgacctcaaattccaaaaaagttatgCCACatacggctgaggtaatctattcctgggataagaaaatccttatttttttttcgaaaattcagatttttgtaacaggaaatttataaaaatgaccacataattgatattcatgaacACACGCGTACAAATAAGAACATTCCAAATCTGCTTATGAATAAACTTGAAAAGAACCGTCCATTTATTTGAGACATTTAAAAATGTTCACCGACTGTtgatattgttggttttttttattatcaactgTTTTCTAATTACACTGGTGAGAATTGCATAAAAACGCCTGTGATTGTAGTGAAGTTCTAAATTTACATAAACGTATTACGTTTGTAGGTAACTATAGTTTTAGGCAGGTCGTACCGCAAACGTAGATTAAGCTTAATCCTATTATCAATACTATGATTTCGGTTCTAATCTTGGCTAGTCCcttatataaatcaaactgtCACATGCAAGTTTATAGAGCAGGTAAATTTGATATTAAAAGCATATTAGCTTCTTAAATATTCTGAAACGTTATCAATTGAGcactttaaaacaaacatttaattcACAAAACTTAGTTGATAATCTTTAAATAGACTCCTACTCTTTTTCTTAGATCGATACTTTTGTTTCTTTGTGttagtgtttgtttttgtttgttgaatGCCGATCTAATGAGTTCAAATCTTTTAAACTAATGTTTGCAGTTAATTATGTTGTTGTGTTACAGAAGTTGAAGTTAAGCATATTCTGTGAGTGCTTCTTCAAAATCTAAAGCTTGTTAGGCAGTTCTTAGCTTTGCTTCCCTTCTGTCACGATGTTTTTATTTGACGCTTTACAAAATTGTGGGCTTTGTTTTACACGATTTAACGGTAAACATTGTGTCATGTTCTCTAATGACtaacaatacatttatttttatctaattatTGTCATATTTTCTCTGATAGATGGTTGCCTCATTTTCCACCAAAACATCTGTTCTTATGCTTTTTTCCTTTTACTgactcattttgttttattttgacagatatcTACAGATGATAAATATGTCCAATATAACATTAATGGTACTAGAAGATTATGTCTGCCATATTTAAATTGTGAACCAGGTGAGCTGATGAATGAGATAGTTTATTAACTTTCTAGttaatttgaagattttcatttaactgttttttatcatttattttatctGGCAATGACACTCAAAACACAATGCTAACACATTAAAACGAATTGCAACACAGTAACCATCTTCAGCTATGTTTTATCTTCAAGGTCATGAAATACAGCCCTGTGCTACAGAACACACTAAAGATATATGTATACAATGTCCAAAGAGTTTAGTGCAACCTGATTTGATATCTTCATCACCAAAGGGAAATCCGAAAGATACCGAATGCTTTAAAAAAGTTCAGAAATGTGATTCAGATGGCAAGTAGAATATGTTATTTTGCATCctacttttataaataaaaattaactgTATTTGAGTATCtccatttaaacaaaaatctttgATTGTAACATCTCATGtggtttttttcttaattacACTATTGATTATAGCATGTCATCGTTACATCTAGTTCAAACTTGAGTTTCAATGATTGAGGCAACAGCGCTTACTGATTTTCGAATCTCATATAATCCAGGAGCACATAAGATCACATTAAGTATTTGTGGCTTTTGTTTTGCTCAGTGTTCATTattctgtgttgtgttttatgCTCTTTTGTTTGTCTGCtgggtgtttgtttttttttgtttttttggcaaTGCGTTGTCCGTAATTTGGgtcttataagtttgaatgtgcctttggtatcttttgcctatTTTTAATCGGAAGATATCAATCAAGGAAACTAACAAAAATGAGAAAGTAATCTGAACTGAAACAATAGAATAAGCATGATATCCAATCTTatttgtttcacaaatgatatcggatatgttccttacgtcgtaactacaatctccttccctttcatgaatgtgacctaccgaattagactatttaccggatttgtaatcacataagcaacacgacgggtgccacatgtggagcaggatctgcttacccttccggagcacctgagatcacccctagtttttggtggggtttgtgttgtttattctttggttttctatgttgtgtcataagtaatgttgtttttttatttgtctttttcatttttagccatggcgttgtcagtttgttttagatttatgagtttgactgtcccttcggtatctttcgtccctcttttatttgtgtgccaaacttttttcttccgatttcaatattttaaggaaatgttagattatttattttttaatttgcataTCTTTGTTTGAGTTTGATATTGTTCATTTAccttgtttcgtttttttttaacaaattggtTGTCTTGTCCACTGTAGTTGATTCATGTCTTACATTTTACTTACAGAAATAAAGTATAGCAGAAGCAAACAGTCTGCTTTTTGTGATGCGCTTGTAGGCTGTGAATGTGATACAACTAAGTGTTATTATGGTGATCCCTGTCTCTGTGACGACAAACAAACAGAGTGTGGAATCGGAGAATACCTGAACATAACCGGAGGTAACATTATCACTTTTCAAAATGATCAAAATTTATTCTATAAGTAAATCAATCTTACTGTTAGTACGTTAAAATGACATTATATAACATATAGCAATATACATCATGGTTTTATTGATTGTTAGCATTGTCtctgtgtttgtttaatttgcAGTTTCATTTATATTTAGTTGTTATTACTTGGTCTTAATTTTATTGTTGAATCATTCTCATTACTAATTATATCACATCTCCTGTAAATTTAAtcagtaaaaaagtaaaaacataaaatactgaactccgagggaaaattcaaatcggaaaatccctcatcaaatggcaaaatcaaaatatcaTACACATcatataaatagattaaaactgtcatattcctaacttgataTAGAATTTTTCTGatatagaaaatgatggattgaaccttgtttaatAGCAAGCTAATGTACGAATGCtttaataaatgttaataaaacaaaatcagggtGTGTAAATTGTACAGAGGGAacagaaaaaaacgaaaaaggtTGTGGACCCTGCAGAAGATTCAAGTATATTTCTTACAGGTTTGTAGTATTATATGTTCTGCTGTAGATGCCTTTAACtcaattgatttaaaatattaaaatctatttagtTTCCTAATAGAACTGCAAAGATTTATTGTGTAAACTAAAATTTTTATCGTAGATATTTCTTTCTACTTGTGGGTTATGATAATTCTGTGACGAGATGTACGGATTCTATAAGAAAATACATTAAAGATGATAATATCAAAATACTGTACCTCGTGGTCAACAATATATTTATTGAGTAAGGTGGATATTTATTTCAACAACAAATGCGTACTCACTGTGCATCCCCTGGCCAATTTGATTAAGTACTTGTATAAAACAGAATTCATTCAGAATCTTCCAAAATACAAAAGGAacatgcattttcaaaattttaatttcattttcaaatatacattCATAATGTCCTATCACTGCGTAACCAATATTTCAGTCCGTACTTGCATCTTATATATCTCACTGTATTTGAAACAATGAGGCTACTAATACTAGAAGGACTGTTTCATTTACCTTAATATTTTCCTTTATAAAGACAGGGATGGACGACTTCAGACCTAAATCTTTGACAAATTGGATGAGCTAACAAATGACATTTTCACCACGTCTAATATTGTGGTTTGCCATCTACGTCGTCTTGTCTGTTTTGTACCGAACGTGTCCTAATCCAAAATATGACTGTTTTACCGAATGTGAGTCGTATTGCTATGTGACATATCTTAGTTTTCATATATCCACCATTCATACATTTAATCATGATGCTTTTTTGTATGTACGGTTGGATATTGTTGTATGTCGTATGATCGCTGTTTTAGACGAAGTGGTTCGGTATCTATTTATTCCATTTTGGagcattttggtttttttttactttattatacATATGGGTCCGGTTGATCATTTTTAGCTTAAGTGTTGTCTGTTGTTTCCGTTTGTGGTTCAATTCTGTGTTTTCGGTACATTGCACATATGTCTTATTTGTCAATATATTCGCGTTAATTGTGGTTCGTGCACAGGGTGTTCTTATTTTCAGCTACCTCAGTTATGTCATTTTAACTATAAAGAAACTATATAGTTTAACACAGTTTTGATTGAGAATTGATAACACCAAAACATAATACAAATAATAGCACCATTGCAAAcacaatttaattttaatattctgGTGATTCttataaaatgcataaaaaacaacattacaaCTAAATCCCAAATTGGCAATGTTGTACGTATTTATGATTAAAACAAATCTGttttatttttcgatattttccATAAAAGTTACACAAAATGATCCATAATATGTCAGGTTACATTTTCAGTTTCCAAGTTGTCTCggaataaacaaaatacaaattcgTTTTTCGACAAACTATTCCGAAGGTCAGTATACAAAGAAAATTCTCAGCAAACTTGACCAATGGGACGTTCGTTACAAGATAGTAAACACATAGACGTTAGTTTTGTACACCTTTTCCTCACACATTCCAATAAACTTCATATTTACCATTTCGTCAGAGATTcgaccttatacatgttatagcgaACACACAACCCCATAGGATTTACAATTTCATCGTTAATCATATCAAatagaaattttgtttttagcCAAGTGAACAATCGTTTTTTTAGACAAATATTCAGCCcttatctttttataatttttttattcgtaTTCATATCATGTCAAACGTGAGAAATAGTATATAGTATACCAGTGTTAAAACAATAATAACAGTGTAAATATGAAAATACTTTTGATTCCGTTacctttgaaatacaaaataaaacattattatctAACGCTGTTATAAAATCAAACTTGGATAATCAAGACACAATATTAGAGTTATTGTGTATTCCCATTTGTTAAAtatgctcaatgctcttcaacttcgtattttattttgcctttcTAACCCCTTTTTATTCAAGCGTAcccgatgagtcttttgaagacgaaacacgcgtaTGGTGCAAATACATAATTTTAGTCTTGGtatatataatgagtttatttacaaccactgggttgatgccactgctgataGAGaattatttccccgagggtatcacaacaACTTTTTAACGTTGTTTGGTTATTCTACAGAGATTCCAAAGGTGTACCGGAAGTACAGATTTCAACAATAAGAACTACAAGACAGTTGGTAAAACTTAGTTTCTCTTTGTCGACCCCATCACACTCAACAATAGGTATGTTTTCTAATCTGAATATGTAGTAAACTAGGACCGTGTTACGAGTGATACATGCATTTAAGTCAACAAGTCACTGACATATTCATATTTCCCTCGGTTTATTTGTTATTCCAATATAGTTGAGTACTTTTCTTCAACTAACTGAATATTGATGTTATCAGCATTTCAAGGTGTAACCAAACTTAGGAGCTTTCTTGAATAGTATATGGTACTAAATTTCTTAACTTTCCCGCGAGTCTTGAAAGTCAAATGTTAAATCTACTATATCCATAACGAACACTTAGTGATATTATGAGACATTGTTATATGATGTTCTTCAGGAAAAGGTAACATTAAAAGAAACGTTTTGAATTCATGTATTCCCAatcaaaaattgagaatggaaatggggaatgtgtcaaagagacaacaacccgaccatagaaaaaacaacagcagaaggtcaccaacagaaattcccgcacccggaggtcctccgtccttcagctggcccctaaacaaatatatatactagttcagtgataatgaacgcaatactaatttccaaattata
This genomic interval carries:
- the LOC143056840 gene encoding uncharacterized protein LOC143056840 isoform X1 yields the protein MNYTTTNYANNTSYTGHNNRKYAYIENGVRMTSQVKGTLRATIVLCIIVKISTDDKYVQYNINGTRRLCLPYLNCEPGHEIQPCATEHTKDICIQCPKSLVQPDLISSSPKGNPKDTECFKKVQKCDSDEIKYSRSKQSAFCDALVGCECDTTKCYYGDPCLCDDKQTECGIGEYLNITGGCVNCTEGTEKNEKGCGPCRRFKYISYRDSKGVPEVQISTIRTTRQLVKLSFSLSTPSHSTIVSVYPQHNDKSDNTPMIIIVAILSVAVVVLLIVALCIWRTTEHFMCQFNMCFNHGHHDPIVPPPDEIPLNQVGNGDVQEEVDNRTTEGGRPTATPTDNGNSEIYRDQATSNLYQKNNSNTSTSEQCHNNNSVSISSNSPHVEYVTGKCTNDQSLASGRYITMNA
- the LOC143056840 gene encoding uncharacterized protein LOC143056840 isoform X2; the encoded protein is MNYTTTNYANNTSYTGHNNRKYAYIENGVRMTSQVKGTLRATIVLCIIVKISTDDKYVQYNINGTRRLCLPYLNCEPGHEIQPCATEHTKDICIQCPKSLVQPDLISSSPKGNPKDTECFKKVQKCDSDEIKYSRSKQSAFCDALVGCECDTTKCYYGDPCLCDDKQTECGIGEYLNITGEGTEKNEKGCGPCRRFKYISYRDSKGVPEVQISTIRTTRQLVKLSFSLSTPSHSTIVSVYPQHNDKSDNTPMIIIVAILSVAVVVLLIVALCIWRTTEHFMCQFNMCFNHGHHDPIVPPPDEIPLNQVGNGDVQEEVDNRTTEGGRPTATPTDNGNSEIYRDQATSNLYQKNNSNTSTSEQCHNNNSVSISSNSPHVEYVTGKCTNDQSLASGRYITMNA
- the LOC143056840 gene encoding uncharacterized protein LOC143056840 isoform X3 gives rise to the protein MTSQVKGTLRATIVLCIIVKISTDDKYVQYNINGTRRLCLPYLNCEPGHEIQPCATEHTKDICIQCPKSLVQPDLISSSPKGNPKDTECFKKVQKCDSDEIKYSRSKQSAFCDALVGCECDTTKCYYGDPCLCDDKQTECGIGEYLNITGGCVNCTEGTEKNEKGCGPCRRFKYISYRDSKGVPEVQISTIRTTRQLVKLSFSLSTPSHSTIVSVYPQHNDKSDNTPMIIIVAILSVAVVVLLIVALCIWRTTEHFMCQFNMCFNHGHHDPIVPPPDEIPLNQVGNGDVQEEVDNRTTEGGRPTATPTDNGNSEIYRDQATSNLYQKNNSNTSTSEQCHNNNSVSISSNSPHVEYVTGKCTNDQSLASGRYITMNA